From Elephas maximus indicus isolate mEleMax1 chromosome 1, mEleMax1 primary haplotype, whole genome shotgun sequence, a single genomic window includes:
- the IL17A gene encoding interleukin-17A, whose protein sequence is MSSVRTSSLSLLLLLSMLAMVIAGPAAPRNPGCPNAEDKNFPHTVRLNLNITNRNPNTNSRRSSDYYKRSTSPWSLHRNEDPERYPSVIWEAKCLHLGCVNADGQVNHHMNSVPVKQEILVLRRENGQCPRSFRLEKMLVTVGCTCVTPIIQHMS, encoded by the exons TCACTACTTCTACTGCTGAGTATGCTGGCTATGGTGATAGCAGGACCAGCAGCCCCACGGAATCCAGGATGCCCAAATGCTGAGGACAAGAATTTTCCCCATACTGTGAGGCTCAACCTTAACATCACTAACCGGAACCcgaacacaaactccagaaggtcCTCAGATTACTACAAGCGCTCCACCTCACCCTGGAGTCTCCA TCGCAATGAGGACCCCGAGAGATACCCCTCTGTGATTTGGGAGGCGAAGTGCCTCCACTTAGGCTGTGTCAACGCTGACGGGCAAGTGAACCACCACATGAACTCCGTCCCCGTCAAGCAAGAGATCCTGGTCCTGAGAAGAGAAAATGGGCAATGTCCCCGCTCCTTCAGACTGGAGAAGatgctggtgactgtgggctgCACCTGCGTTACCCCCATCATCCAGCACATGAGCTGA